The Prosthecobacter sp. genome has a segment encoding these proteins:
- a CDS encoding sugar phosphate nucleotidyltransferase codes for MKPTLLILAAGMGSRYGGLKQLDAMGPSGEVVLDYSVFDAIRAGFGKVVFVIRRDFEELFRTQIGSKFEGRIAVDYAFQDLNDLPAGFSLPEGRTKPWGTAHALLAAANVVNEPFLMINADDFYGQDAFKKIAADLTQPRSKDGKSHWSMVGFYLKNTLSEHGSVSRGVCKRDANGMLVTVTEMTKIFKHGHGAENREVEGAYVPLTGDEVVSMNFFGFTPDIFDHLRQAFAEFLTKRGNELKSECYVPAEVDALIHAGKAEVRVLETTGKWFGVTYPEDKAEVVASIRKLIDAGEYPQSLLG; via the coding sequence ATGAAACCCACACTTCTCATCCTCGCTGCCGGCATGGGCAGCCGTTACGGCGGTCTCAAGCAACTTGATGCGATGGGGCCTTCGGGTGAAGTGGTGCTGGATTACTCGGTGTTCGACGCGATCCGTGCCGGTTTCGGCAAGGTGGTGTTCGTCATCCGCCGCGACTTCGAGGAGCTGTTCCGCACGCAGATTGGCTCCAAGTTCGAGGGTCGTATCGCCGTGGATTACGCGTTTCAGGATTTAAACGACCTGCCCGCCGGTTTCTCCCTGCCGGAAGGCCGCACCAAGCCCTGGGGCACGGCGCATGCGCTGCTCGCTGCCGCGAATGTGGTGAACGAGCCTTTCCTCATGATCAATGCCGACGACTTCTACGGCCAGGACGCCTTCAAAAAGATCGCCGCTGATCTCACTCAGCCGCGCTCGAAAGACGGCAAGAGCCACTGGTCGATGGTGGGCTTCTATTTGAAGAACACGCTCTCGGAACACGGCAGCGTGTCACGTGGCGTCTGCAAACGCGATGCGAACGGCATGCTCGTGACGGTCACGGAGATGACAAAGATCTTCAAACATGGCCACGGTGCGGAGAACCGCGAGGTGGAGGGTGCTTACGTGCCGCTCACGGGTGACGAAGTCGTGTCGATGAACTTCTTTGGCTTCACGCCGGACATCTTCGACCATCTGCGCCAGGCCTTCGCCGAATTCCTCACGAAGCGCGGCAACGAACTCAAGTCAGAGTGCTATGTGCCTGCCGAAGTCGATGCTCTCATTCACGCAGGCAAGGCTGAGGTCCGCGTACTCGAAACCACCGGCAAGTGGTTCGGTGTCACCTATCCCGAGGACAAGGCCGAAGTCGTCGCCAGCATTCGCAAGTTGATCGACGCGGGTGAGTATCCGCAGTCGCTGTTGGGTTGA